The stretch of DNA CTCATACTTACCGATCCAATAGCCCGAAAGGGTCACCCAGTGCTGGGGCAACTCGCGGGGACTGCTGTAACCCTCATTCCCGTTATTCCCCATCAGGAATCTGCCCGCAAGGATGTAGATCATCTTGCCTTTATATTTGAAGTCCTTGGGTTGAGGCGGCACCTTAGGTTCAACAGCCAAAGCGCTGCTATAAGCCGCTATCATACACAGAAGGATTGCTAAGCCCAATAAACGTGTTCTCATAACACTCTCCTTGTCATCAATCATAGATAACCCACGTACTGTATTGTAACGTAAGAACACCGGCGTGTCAAGAAAACAAGGCGTAACCGCTATAAACCCAGTAATTCACAGCTAAACACAGAGGCCGCTGCTAAGGTTTTTCGAGGTGTGGGATCATCTGGAAACCAGGAACGACGCGAGATACCGCGTCAATTAGTCGAAAAACTCCAGCTTTACCGTGATGAGGCTCAACTGAAGCTGGCGCTTTACCCCGTGGTTGAATTCGTACTATGACCTTTCATCTTAGTATTAGATGCTCTATGTGTGCTTGCATTATTGTTCCGTGTTTGCGGTCACCTTCAACTTTTTATAGGGGTATCCGTTTTTTCGGAGCAAGATCACTCTTGTGTAGCTACTACTTTGTAGGCAGCATCCAGGGTCTTCTTATGTTTCCACTCATATCTCGCCTGATGACCATGTCGCTTGGCATGATTGGTGAAACGCTTCCGTTAGCGAAAAGAACATTAATTCCTCTGAATCCGTGACGGGGATTTAAGTTTTCAGGATCGTCCCAGCCTTTTTTAGTATCGTATCGGCTGATAGCCAACCTGGTTACATACCTGGATTTCTTTGTGGGCATTCCGTTCGAATCGTCAAAAGCAACTAAATATCCGTCGTTATTGCCCAAAGGCATTGGATTATTCGTACCTAAAGGCCCTCCCCGAACTGTTTCCGCTACGACAATCATACCGTCTTTATTCGGGATATCCGTTTCCAAAGCCCCACTGGCGCCGGCATAAAACCCATAGGAAAGTTCAAGCCCATCTATGTTAGAGTTGGAATCCTTCTGTGCTGTCGGGCAGGTAAATATCGATTTCCCTGAAGCTTTCGTTCTTTTATAACTACTTAAAGCAACAACCCATGACGGAGGGGCATTATCTGAGCCATCACCTGTCTGAATACGATAGGCAGTCGGCAAACCGCCAGTATCTTCGATATAGAGTTGCAATGCCTGGCCGATATCCTTTAAGTTCATAGCGCATTGCTGAAAAAAGTTCTGTTCTAGCACGGCAAAGTAGACGGGCAATAAAAGAAGAAACAAGACAAGAAACGCAACGGAAATGACCCATCTATCGACACGGGTGAGATTTGGGCGACGCTTTTTGCTGACTCCTAATTCTTGTAAAGGTTCATCATTCAAGAGGCTAACATCCTATCTAATTTACTCTTCAATCAGCGCCGGCTCACTTCCGATGTATTATTTAGGATGGAAAAGAGCCTGGTAAAGCGAATTTATAGCAATCAAACACTATCTAGAGTTTCGTCTCAGGCTCCGAACGTGTTATTCCCGATGAAGCTGAGAAGGAGGAGAAAAAATTCATCTCCTTAAGCATCTGCTGTGCTTTCTGCTCATCTATTTCGAATGAAAGCCGACCGGTTGACCGGATAGGAATAGTGTTCATTTGGATTTTTGTGGACGATAGATTGCGGATCCAAGCTGCAAGCTCGACCAATTGATCGTCATTGACGGTGCCGCTTATGGATTTACGAATCGACTCTAAAATTCCTTTGTAACGAAGTGGTGATTGCTTTGTAAGTTGTGTTTTGAAAGAGGTCACAAATCCCTGTTGGCGTTTAATGCGATGAAAATCATCATCCGTATGGCGGAAGCGAACAAACCCCATCGCTTTATAACCGTCCAGCCATTGATAACCGGGTTGCAAATGAATATGCAAATTGCCCCAGTTATCGTCATAGTCCATTTTTTTATCGACAGTCACATAAAGCCCGCCAATTGAATCGATCAGCTTTCGGAAGCCATCAAAGCTCAAAACCAATACTTGATCAATTTGAATTCCTAGCGCCTGCTCAACCGTTTGCTTGGCTAACTCAGGCCCGCCTAAAGCATGAGCGGCGTTTATCTTTTGACGATCGTGACCGGGTATTTCAACGATAGTATCCCGAGGGATTGAAATTGCATCGATCCTCTCTTTGCCCTTTTCAAAGTTGCATCGAACGACAAAGATACTATCACTTCTTGCTTGAGTATGAATGACTTGGTTTTGGTTGTTGTAATCGACATCAGTGCCTAGGACGAGGATATTAACTTGCTCCAAAGCAAACTGAGCAGCGGGATTTGGGTTGAAGATTACTGATGGGTGCTTAATAATGGTCATGAGATAGGGCGTCATGCCGAGAGAGGTTCCAAACCATCCCAAAGCTCCGCACATAGTCAGCCAGCAAAATACTGCTAGAATTCGTTTTATTGGACTCAATTTCTTCTTTTTGCTAAATGCCAACAGAAAACCTCCGGCTTATCCTGCGCCCTAACAAATTATCCTTGAGGACATAACGCTGGTATTTTAGCATCCATGTCAGCTAAGTGTCAATTAAAAGCGCTCATCGCAAAGGACCAATTCAGGTCAAGGAACATTCACTTTCACGCCATTTCTCTTCAATACGTCTATAAGTTGATTTAACAGAACCTTACTTCTGACGTTTCGAATATCTGCGCGATTTACATTCATTGGTTCCTGAATAACGGGAGCCGCAACGGGGATATTATCTGCAATGATAATAAGCTGTTCACCAACATGCTTGCTGGTTTCCTGAAATAGCCTGCGCCGACCTTCTTTTGACAACCCGAAATAAAGCGTATAAATCTCTCCGGTCAACGGCGCAGGGGCTGAAATTGAATTATATGAGAAATCCGTTATATGCTTCTCAGTCAAGACGACCTCGCAGTTATTGAGAAGTCGTTGGACACTTTCACCCATAGAACCCGCAAGGTTTTGTTCCCACTGAGCTTTTGCTTCTTTATTGGTTAAAATATCCGAATCGGCCGGTACAGGGACTTCTGCTTTTGCCTGAACCACTTTGCTCACACCAAGCACCTTATATTCGATAGGGATTCGGGCTGAAACCTTTTTATACGTGATTGTTGGACTATAGCTGCCTTCTTGTAAAGCAACCAACAGATTGCCAAGTGCGACTTCATCGCCGTTAATCGCCCGTAAAAGCATATCAATCGGAACCCTTTTTTTCGCCTCAGTTACTGTCTCTGGAACCGCAAATTTCATCTCTTGCTCGCTCTGCTGGATGATATAAGGTTGATCATTGATAATGATGATTCGGTAACCTGAGTGTGGCGAGAGTCCCAAAAAGGTGATCGTTGAAGGCTTTATAGGAGTAAGAGGCTGCCTTGCGGTTATTGCGTTACTATAAGCTTGCCAACCATACCACCCGCCCAAAATAGCCGCGAACACGATGGCAATTATTAACGAAGTATTCTTTTGATAAAAACGCTGCATATAACCGGCTCACTCCTCACTAACATACGCTGCCAACACATCAGATGTTACCCGAAAACCCCAATTCCCAGACTTAGCGTAAGGCGATTCCGGAAGCCCTCTCCTGACTCCGGGGGTGGGATGACCTGCAAGAAATGTCTAAATCGCAACTGAAAGCAAAATCCTCTTCCTATCCCCAAAAGGAGCTTTTTAAGTTCAAAATTTAGCAAATGTCAACTGGTGACAGGAAGACGTATTATGAACTTGCTTCCATGACCTTCTTCACTGTAGGCTTCTACGCTTCCTCCATGCGCTTCGACGGTGTGCTTGACTATTGCTAGTCCAATACCGGCGCCACCTGTTCGAGTTCTTGCCTTGTCTGCTCGATAAAACCGCTCGAAGACTTTTGGCAAATCCTCTTCTGAAATTCCCTCGCCTGTATCAGTTACTTCGATCGTGATTTCGGCATCGCATCTCCTAGCAGAGAGCACCACCTGGCCACCAGACGGAGTAAATTTCACTGCATTATCTATGAGGTTGCCAATAGCTCTGGCTAGACGTGTCCAATCAGCAGATATATTTATAGTTGGGTCAGCCAACAAGCCAATGTTG from bacterium encodes:
- a CDS encoding SUMF1/EgtB/PvdO family nonheme iron enzyme is translated as MRTRLLGLAILLCMIAAYSSALAVEPKVPPQPKDFKYKGKMIYILAGRFLMGNNGNEGYSSPRELPQHWVTLSGYWIGKYE
- a CDS encoding LCP family protein, translating into MAFSKKKKLSPIKRILAVFCWLTMCGALGWFGTSLGMTPYLMTIIKHPSVIFNPNPAAQFALEQVNILVLGTDVDYNNQNQVIHTQARSDSIFVVRCNFEKGKERIDAISIPRDTIVEIPGHDRQKINAAHALGGPELAKQTVEQALGIQIDQVLVLSFDGFRKLIDSIGGLYVTVDKKMDYDDNWGNLHIHLQPGYQWLDGYKAMGFVRFRHTDDDFHRIKRQQGFVTSFKTQLTKQSPLRYKGILESIRKSISGTVNDDQLVELAAWIRNLSSTKIQMNTIPIRSTGRLSFEIDEQKAQQMLKEMNFFSSFSASSGITRSEPETKL